A region of Diospyros lotus cultivar Yz01 chromosome 3, ASM1463336v1, whole genome shotgun sequence DNA encodes the following proteins:
- the LOC127796345 gene encoding uncharacterized protein LOC127796345 has translation MLLRSSSAPVLSSLLSSVSDSPNHHQHPPSTAVHHTQFSFPHSGSLNCTQVFSNASPVASPSVSELSDAGRTSHFRRAQSEGNFQGLMGNGVACNHDEFSFSNPVKRFSRRPNSSMLETIPSFSLHGARRGLHEDEYTNEEEEEEEEEEVEQRQNVEDNGGSFESSGKGEENSISMAVESSDWNLERQNMNLNDEIEFLNRYRSLGLEQNQDYSPEMYLARGPGVDRVNIGFGGWGGHDGGGGGCSFGRDAGDNNVPGVEEHYKRLMEQNPGNALFLRNYAQFLYQTKQDLAKAEEYYSRAVLADPGDGEVLSLYARLVWELHHDQDRASSYFERAVHAAPQDSHVCAAYASFLWETEEDDEAP, from the exons atGTTGCTAAGGAGCTCGTCGGCGCCCGTGCTTAGCTCCCTTCTCTCTTCCGTCTCCGACAGCCCCAACCACCACCAACACCCGCCGTCCACCGCCGTTCACCACACCCAGTTCTCATTTCCCCATTCTGGGTCTCTGAATTGCACCCAGGTTTTCAGCAACGCCTCTCCCGTCGCCTCTCCTTCCGTTTCCGAGCTCTCCGATGCCGGCCGGACTTCCCACTTCAGAAGGGCTCAGTCTGAAGGGAACTTTCAAGGATTAATGGGGAATGGCGTCGCCTGCAACCATGACGAGTTCAGTTTTTCGAACCCGGTGAAGAGGTTTTCCCGCCGGCCAAACAGTTCCATGTTGGAAACAATCCCATCTTTCTCACTTCACGGCGCAAGAAGAGGGCTTCATGAAGATGAATACActaacgaggaagaagaagaagaagaagaagaagaagtagagcAGAGACAGAATGTAGAGGACAATGGTGGGTCGTTTGAAAGTTCAGGTAAAGGTGAAGAGAATTCCATTTCCATGGCTGTGGAAAGTAGCGATTGGAATTTGGAGAGGCAGAACATGAATCTAAATGATGAAATCGAATTCCTGAACAGATATAGAAGCTTGGGCCTTGAACAGAACCAAGATTACAGTCCAGAGATGTATCTGGCAAGAGGACCTGGAGTTGATAGGGTTAACATCGGCTTCGGTGGATGGGGCGGACAtgatggcggcggcggcggctgcAGCTTTGGGAGAGACGCCGGCGATAACAATGTCCCCGGCGTGGAGGAGCATTACAAGAGGCTGATGGAGCAGAATCCGGGAAACGCTTTGTTTCTGAGGAATTACGCTCAGTTTCTCTATCAA ACAAAGCAAGATCTGGCAAAAGCCGAAGAGTACTACTCGAGGGCTGTTCTAGCAGATCCCGGAGATGGCGAAGTCCTCTCGCTATATGCCCGACTCGTGTGGGAGCTCCACCATGATCAAGACAGAGCTTCAAGCTACTTCGAGCGAGCAGTCCACGCTGCTCCTCAAGACAG CCATGTTTGCGCAGCATACGCCAGTTTCCTCTGGGAAACAGAGGAAGACGACGAAGCACCATGA